A stretch of DNA from Lotus japonicus ecotype B-129 chromosome 4, LjGifu_v1.2:
tacactatattccgtaagttgacccttgcacgtgctacctgtgtttggggggctatgtatgccctttttgtcagatgtcgtcgatggattctttcgtgattcttcgtcgttcggggaagacccggagcgaaatgactactactgagccttcgacgtggacccggacttcatgcatgaccagatgagagtcgatgatggaagtatgggggatgggtgtttagagtctactaaggttgggtgttagtgtcctagctctgacttattcttatttttggagggcttgtgttgctgacacttgacctatcattttggggattgtacattttgcctacgggcgttacacttttctactttccgtcactggaggttactcgtgacgaggtcgctacttacagcgggggatgttatatgtattgtgtattagttctgttgcctttcgcatttgggttttatttatttcagtcttagttattatcgaaaaaaaaatatttacgtttttccgcattaagtttattttggttactaaagtgacgccaccgaaatcggggtgttacactaatCTAGCCTTATAGGTGTTTAATGTTCCATCAGTATGAAACTTTTTCCTAAACACCCATTTATATCCAATAGGTCTTGAACCTTTTGGAAGATCAACTAGTTCCCAGGTTTGATTAGACAAGATTGAATCCATTTCATCTCGGATTGCATCTTTCCAAAAAGAGGAATCTCTTGAAGCCATGACTTCCTTATATGTTTTAGGATCATCCTCTAATTGTAGAATAATAGGAATTTTATGCACATCATTCTTACAATTACCTTCAACAAGGTAAAAGGAAATGAGTTGAGAATCGATTTCATCTGAACCTAAGTTCTTAGTCTTTCGaattctcttactttttctaggTTCAGGTTGTATTTCTACAACTTCTTGAGAATCTATATCTCGAGATTCCTCATTAGTGTGCGTTTCATAGTCTTTATTCTTTGTTATAAGATTTTCAAAGAATTCCACATCTCTGGATTCGACTATGACATTAGACTCAAGATTTAGAAGTCTATATGCCTTACTGTTTGTGGCATATCCGATGAACGCACATCTAATTCCACGGGGACCCAATTTTGTTCTCTTTGGATCCATATTTTTGTAATATGCTACGCACCCCCACACTCTAAAATAACCAATATTGGGTGATCTACCCTTCCATATTTCATATGGAGATATTCCGGTCATTTTTAGGGGTATCCGGTTCATTATATGACATGCGGATAAACGTGCCTCGCCCCATAAATTAAATGATAATTCAGAGTGCATTAGCATGCAGTTTATCATTTCTTGATAGGTTCGATTCTTTCTTTCAGCAagaccattttgttgtggtgtacGCGGTGCAGAACATTCATGTATAATGCCATGTTCTTCACAAAAAGAATCAAATTCTGTAGAGAAATATTCTCCACCTCTATCACTTCTCAAAACTTTGatagttttatttaattgattttctaCTTCTGCTTTGTATGATTTAAAGGCATTGAAAGCatcatctttatgcttcaatagGTAAACATGAGTGTACCTAGAACAATCGTCTATGAATGTTATGAAATATCTATTTCCCCCACGGGTTAGCATGCCATTAAATTCACATAAGTCAGAATGTACAAGACCAAGTAAATTAGACTTTCTTTCAACACTTTTGAAAGGTTTTTTGATCATTTTAGATTTAACACATATTTCGCATTTTTCAAATTCATGAATGTTACATGAGATTAATTTGGACTTAATTAGTCTATTCATAGTACTAATACCAATATGTGCTAATCTAGAATGCCATAAGGAAACAGAATCAATCATATAAGCAGAATTGGAAACTTTATTAATAATGTTATCAATAGTACATAATTTGATCATTCCCTCAGCGGAATATCCTTTTCCTACAAACACCCCATTACGAGTTAATATGAGTTTCTCGGATTCATACACAGATTTGATTCCTGGTTTTCCCAACAAGTCCCCACTAACAAGGATCCTACTCATCTCTGGAACATGCAGCACATTAACAAGAGTAACTTTCTTTCCGGAAGTGAAATTGAGTTCGACAGTTCCAGTTCCGACAACCTTTGATCGAACTTCATTTCCCATCTGCACTTCTTGATCATCAGTTGATTCAGAGTACGTCTTGAACGATGCTTTGTCATATGATACATGAACAGAGGCACATGTATCATACCACCACCCTGGAACTTTACCCTTTACAGCCATAACTTCGCTCACAGTAGCGATTATTTCATCATCAACTTGGACAACATTCACGTCCTTTTTAGCCTTGTTTTGTCTGTAGTCTCTAGCAAAGTGGCCAGGCTTTCCGCAAACATAGCAGCCACCCTTTGGACCTTTTGTTCCATTGTTGTTTTTGAACTTATTATGTTCTTTCTTTGGTCCGAGATGTTGCTGTTTGCCATCATATTTTTTCTTGCCTTTTGCAGTTACAGTACTTGCCTTAGAGAAACCAGAAGACTCAGCCTTGTCTCTGACCTTCGATTCCTCCTCGATTCGAAGGTGTTTCTGAATTTTCTCCAAAGAGAAGTCTTCATAATTGTGCAGCAGTTTCTTCCTGTAACCATTCCAGGAAGGTGGCAATTTTGCAATGATTGCACCAACTTGAAAGGCTTCAGGGATATCTATTTTCACTGCCTTTATCTTATTTACGAGAACCTGTAACTCGTGCACTTGTTGCAGAATAGGTTTTGTATCTAACATTTTGAAATCGAAATATTTAGATATTAAGAACTTTTTGGTACCTTCTTCCTCAGCCTTGAATTTGAATTCCAATGCTTTCCATATTTCCATTGCGGACTGAGTGTCTGTGTACAGATCATAGAGGCGGTCGGAGAGAGTGTTCAGAATGTGTCCACGGCACAGCAACTCATCCTCTCTGCGCTTCTTTCTTTCGGTCTTAagttcatcagaatcatcatctttTGGTTCAGCAATTGGTATTAGATCAGGGTCTAACACATAATATATCTTCAGTGCAGTCAGAAGAAAAATCATCTTGTCTTGCCAGTGAGTGAAATTCGTTCCATCGAAGCGATCAAGTTTGACAAGATCCTGGTTCATAACTTTGATACTGGAGACAGAAGCATCGGTAGCCATTTGAAATTACTTTAAGATTGTTGTAAAAATGAATAGGCCTAATCGtgatgaaatcactttccttaaagtatttcaagcacttTCTGAAttcgtcttagagtttggatgcaagaataccaaggataatcagccttgcttcgagtttgcacaagactaatgaaaactcgaaatgTAAGCGAAGTGTTTTCTGAAAACAGAGGATATGATTGTGTATGGAATTCTGAACACGCACTGcatttataagcaaaaaatagAACAATATATAAGGTTGTGACCCTTCATATATTGTGTCTGTTACTAACAGATATGTCTGTTCCCAACAGTCGCAAAGTTCAAATTCAAAACGAGCAAAAAACAAACGGACGTTACGGCAACCGCGTTGCCGTCGCCGTCGATGCGTCGTGCTAAAGTGCCTCAAGTGTCGTGCCGtctacaagccgccactagcgcctctacgTCCACGCCCACGCCCACGCCCATGCAGGTGGCGACGCCGGCGAGGGGTGGTGTGAATAgaacatgtgacataaaagcttgggaccaccaaaccatgcacatgtggcactatatcctcactttgtctctttgttgaatggttggcatttaatgatatataaatgctttgaaaagttgctccactttctatgtgggacttcattccaatccattcaatgcaaaatcaacacacttgtcattttggaacactatgtaattattacaacttgagtaattattacaacaagagcttcttcaaacaacttatgacctaccataagctgttttgagcttattttcctAAGCTACTcaagatagcttatgaaaaagagtttatgcttatatatagcttattttcaatttatatcatagtcaaatgtttgttgttttataaagttaatgcattttttgctaattttttccaccaGTACCCTTACTTAATAAATTTTATCTTACTTATCAACTTTCGTATAACCAACCAAAACTCTTCTCTATCAACTACATTTTTCTTTATTCAAGTAGAATTTAATAGCGGCACATGATggtagtaaaattaaataagggtacttTAGTAACATTATATTATCAATTATTGTCATCTTacgcttatccaaaaaaaaattattgtcatCTTACCTTTTGTGTTACAACTTTAAACAGCAATCACTGTGGAACGGAGGACTAAAAATTAGATCAAAATAGTAAAATTCTTTTAGCTGAAATTACATCGGTACGAGGGAGTCGTTTGACATAATTTACAATATATAAGTTTTGGGTTTAATGCTTTACTTTCCCATAGTAAAAATGAGGTCAAAATAGTAAAGTACTTTTAGTTGAAATTACATCAGAAACGAGGGAGCCGTTTGACATAATTTAAAATAAGTTTTGGGTTTAATATTTTACTTTCCCATACATGGAGGGTTTGAATTTTATGTGTCCAGTAAAATCTCAATTGGTGAGCGATCCTCCTCAGGAAAATCCTTTGATGCTCCTACCTATGAGGGGTCACTATTAATATCCTGTAGTCTGGATATGTTTCTCTTCGTTTTAcaattttgtaacaaaaaatgaTAATATTAAAACCAAAGCTTCTTCCATGTGGCTGaatgtttttttataagtcatGGGGCAGAATATTAGATTGCACCGTGACATGTTTATCTCATTTGTATGTTTCTAGTccgtttatgtttttttaatgttgattatttattatttcttttacTTTACCTATATTTTAAGTTGCATTCATACATTTTTATTGTCTTGTGTATCAAAGTTAGCACCGAAGCCCCTTAAAAATGAGCCATGGACATAGTCCTTGCCACCTTAAATATGGGGTTTTTCTGTACAATTTATAAGAcactaagggctcgtttggtggtcaggataagATAAAAGCAGATGATAGAGAGTTGGATAAAGACAGGATAAAATAAGAGCAGGAtatactcttatcatatcctgtgtttgaggtagACAGAATAATGATAGGATATGATGTAAACAATGAAAAATACatcaaattttcctttgaataaaaaatacataatatttttataaattaatttcttttttaaaaattggttattacattaaattaaatttcttttatatcttTATAAGTGAgcctaatttttaaaattaataaatttttattaattagccttttttttttcctgaaggagcctattttaattaaaaataaaaactatatatttgaccaattaattttaacttataTAGTAGTGATAAgtgatgaaaaataaaaaataattaaatttaaaaatactattaattttttcaaaagtaatttatatttaaattataaattactaTGTAAGTAAAGAAATAGTTTAAATAATAGCAACTAATTATATAAAACTAATGTATTACTAAAAGTTTAACTTAGCTCTAACAACTAGTATTTGATAAATATTAAACTTAATATATTACTAAAATTTatagttttatatttattatttaatattattataaattatattaattataaatattgaaatagtTAAATTTAGGATTACGGTACTAAAAAAGAATCAAAAACTTCTATCCTATCATTTCAGGATAATTTTATCCTAACTCCCCCCTCAAGATAAATTTTACACATGATGGACAAGATAGGATAAGGGACATGATTATTTTATCTTATCGTGCtggtgcaacaaacaacagatcaGAGCATGATATGATTGCACTATCCTATCATGTCTGCTTATCATgttcaccaaacgggccctaaaagATAAAAACTTATGATGTAAAACTTAAAGTATAGTaagattaaaaaatttaaacaataaataaTCAATATTGGAATACGAAAACTCAAAATGACTTAGTCTTAGTTTTTACCTTTCCTAACGAAAACGAGGAAATCGACAATTTGTAAATCAGATAATTAAGAACCGAAATGTTGTAATATAGAAGAAGCCCTTTATAAAATTACGTGTCATTTTTATATTATACAATTTCTAGCTCAAGAAGTAATGCACACTATTCATACTCAAAGAAAAGGAGGTGGTCTGGTGGCACTGAAAATTGACCTAAAGAAGGTCTATGATCGGGTAATTTGGGACATTCTTAGAGTCACTCTTCATGATTTTGGGTTTCCTCCATCAGTGGTGGATTTGATTATGTGGGGTGTCACTGTTCAGAATGCGGGATCTCTATTTTGACTGATTTTAAAGTTTTGGCCGGATTTTTTGAGTAATTTTAGGATTTTGGGATTTATGATCAATTTCAAATTTTCGGCTAATTTTAGAGTTTTGGTTAGATTTTTAGGTTAATGTATGTTTTTGGGTCCATTTTTGGAATATAGTAGTTTTTTAAAGTCAATCCATTATAATTTGTGAAATCCATTAGTGACCTTTGTAATTTTAAGGCTAATTTTAATATAATCCATCATCCAtccatttattttaattttttatgtggGTGGATATGGATGAATTATATCCATATGGAACTCATGAATTATTTTGTCATCCTAGTCTACTCTACTATAGTCTCGTTTCACCACTGAgctttaatattttaaattaaatttatattgtAAATCAATGATGtaatatagtaaaataaaattttcataaaaaaaataataataaataataaaatattatataatattatattgtgtatgatatataatatataataagataTAAGATAGTATAATATACATATACAATATAATAAAAGTAGAAACTATTCTCTTTCCATGTGCGCTTAAATGCGAGAGCCACCACGTTGTTTGGTAGCCTTGGTTCTTGTTCAGTGTTATTCTTAAACACCTCTTCCCATTTCCTTCTCTCAGTCTCAGCAGTTTTGAGAAACCATGGCCTTCTGTAGTACCTTCGTGAAGCCCAACCATTCGGCCCTTTCCCCAAGCCACATACACAAAGCTCCAACTCCAAACCATGGTTGCAGAACACAGGTTGGTGAATCACAACTATCGTTTCCTTTTGATGTCGTTTTTGTTTTTCTCGCGCGATCTCAAAATGGGTCACTCCATTCTTGTTCCTTTTGACTTTTTTCactgataatgatgatgatgcaatctGTAACAGTTTTGTGTAAGAGCTTCAGCAACTGGTGCAGGTGATGGGGAAAGGACTATTATGAAGAAACAAAAAGATGGGTGGGAGATCAATTTCTCTAGTGAGAAACCACTAACACCCTTGTTGGATACAGTTAATTACCCTGTTCACATGAAGAACTTGTCCACACAGGTGAACCATTTAATCATTCTCTAATGGGCATGTTTGATTTGAATACAAGAAAATTATTGTGAAACCAAAAACACGGTGAACTGTAGAAATAATTTCTCTTAGCTTAGTTTTTGTGACCGTCAACCATGATTTTATCTTTAGTTTGATTTTCCACCGTGTATCCAAATAAGTTATAGCAGATGTTCTTGTTTGTGGTTAATTAACACAAGAGTTATTTTCTAGTATATAATTTTTGCTGGCTTGTGTATAAGATTATATTTCCCATATTTTATTTGTCAGGATCTTGAACAACTGGCAGCAGAGCTGAGAGTAGACATTGTACACTCTGTTTCAAATACTGGTGGGCATCTTAGCTCAAGCTTGGGGGTGGTGGAGTTAGCAGTGGCTCTGCATCATGTTTTCAATACCCCTGAAGACAAGATCATATGGGATGTTGGCCATCAAGTCAGTTTTTTCCCTCTTGCTGTTGTTTTTTAATGCAAAatgaattagaaaaaaaaattacttgtaTTCATCTTGGAGAGGAGAGAAATTTCaatgagagaagaagaagaaaagaggtCAGGAGAGAAGAGTATAGCAAAGGAGGTGaactaaaagaaaaattattaacATAACTTGAATTGatatgaagaagaaagcttAGGTCAAATTTGAAgtataatactccctccggtcctatttatcctatttataagcaacaaaaaaaaattcatatagtttaagaaatgtagttatactagataaaatgcattaaatttgtcttaaatcaaaataaacttccaaaattaccctttgttattagtgttggaaagtgggaaagagagagaataattaatgagacacattttacaagttagaattaataagggcatcattggaaaaaattaattaatatagctcaaactttcatttggttcttataaaaaggaccaaggtttttcttctctttcatgcttataaatagaacCGGAGGGAGTAACTTTTTTTGaacaacaatttttttatcatgATTGATAGCAGAAGTTTGGTAGAGATGACGCAAAAAGTCAAATTTGAAttattaatgataataatagaTATTAATcaattgaatatatatattttattggtacatgaatatataaattttaaattattttttatccaCAAGAAGACAAAGTTATCCCCTGATCTTAACTCCTCTCCTCTCTCTTCATTTCCCTTTCTATTTGGTGGAGATCGTTGATAACATAACATATAGTTAACGTCACCCAGCCTATTAATTGTGTATAAAAGCATTAAAAAACTTTAAGGAGGGATCAAAAAGTTGAGGTTGGAGGGATTTTGCTCCCCtccatttccctcccctcccctcccctcctaaaatttgaaccaaacaaaatcagattttaaaaatccctcccctcccctcccctcccctccgttctcctccaaccaaacaattcCTAAGGATGGAAGTTATACTAAAGATGTTGTATATTGGTGTATAACCTatttattaattagtttttgaAATTTGCTCATACTAAAACTATTTCAGATTTCTAGGCTGCATgtccatttttttttatcaattcttAATTGTTATCAAGAGCTGTGCCATATGTGTAAGGGTCTAAGAAGAAGTAACAAAATTGCAGGCATACCCTCACAAGATTCTCACAGGTAGAAGGTCCCGCATGCACACAATTAGGAAGACATCAGGGCTAGCAGGCTTTCCGAAAAGGGATGAGAGCATTCATGATGCTTTTGGGGCAGGACACAGTTCTACAAGCATATCAGCTGGTCTTGGTGAGATTCTGGAATCAATATATCAGAGTTGTTAATTGTGGATATTGCCGAAACTGAGGGTCATGGTGGAAAGCCGAAATCCTGCCATACATGACAAATAATGGCACAATATGGCGGGATATTGCAGTCATATGGCGGGATTTCGGCCATGGCGGAAAGCCAAAAAGCCGCCATGAGAAAATGGTGGcggatatttgataacactgcaaTATATAAGATCTATACATGTTTTTACATTATTCAATGGATGTGGAGATGCATTTATCTATCTGATTGAACCACAGTTCTCAACTCtcttattttttgtttcaatttgTTTTTGTCTAGGCATGGCAGTTGCAAGGGATCTATTGGGAAATAAAAACAGTGTAATTTCAGTGATTGGAGATGGAGCAATGACTGCAGGGCAGGCTTATGAGGCCATGAACAATGCAGGATTCCTTGATACTAACTTGATAGTTGTACTTAATGATAACAAGCAAGTCTCTTTGCCAACTGCAACACTTGATGGCCCTGCAACTCCAGTTGGAGCCATCAGTAGTACTTTAAGCAAACTTCAAGCAAGCACTCAATTCCGCAAACTCAGAGAAGCTGCAAAAGTAAGCATCTAGAACTTATACTAGAACGTAGCAAATATTCATAGCATGTTTTGATAAACTTCTCTTttgtcagaatcaattctaaaactCAGAAGCTACTAAAAAAAGCTTCTCCTCATAATTCATTatgacttcagaatcaattgtagaaaaatATACTAAGGCACTCAATATCCTTTGGTATTTGCCTCTAATTTTATTTGCTATAGAGCATCACAAAACAAATAGGAGGACAAACACACCAAGTTGCTGCAAAAGTAGATGAGTATGCAAGAGGTATGATTAGTGCTTCTGGTTCTACATTTTTTGAGGAGCTCGGGTTATACTACATCGGCCCTGTGGATGGTCATAATGTTGAAGATTTAGTCACCATTTTTGAGAAAGTGAAAGCAACGCCTGCCCCAGGTCCAGTTTTGATTCATATTGTGACAGAAAAAGGGAAGGGATACCCCCCAGCTGAAGGAGCAGATGATAAAATGCATGGTAagaaatttgtttttcttttgtttttaattttaacaaTGTCTTGATGAGAAAATCTTAAGGATTCTCATTCTTTCTCACACTTTCAGGTGTTGTGAAGTTTGATCCAAAAACGGGTCGCCAGTTTAAGCCAAAACCCTCCACACTTTCATACACCCAGTACTTTGCTGAATCTTTGATAAAGGAAGCTGAAATCGACAACAAGATAGTAGCTATTCACGCAGCAATGGGTGGAGGAACTGGCCTCAATTATTTCCAGAAAAGGTTTCCAGACCGCTGTTTCGATGTCGGGATAGCTGAACAACATGCTGTTACCTTTGCAGCTGGATTAGCTACTGAAGGCCTCAAGCCATTTTGTGCGATTTATTCATCATTCCTGCAACGTGGTTATGATCAGGTGAGCCAAAACATCACATAAGAATATGTCCTAATGATCTATTATCCATGTCACTTTTCTGGTTACAAAACAATTTCATCACTACTGTAATTATTGTGTATGAAGGTTGTCCACGATGTTGATCTTCAGAAATTACCTGTCCGATTCGCTCTGGATAGAGCTGGTTTGGTTGGTGCAGATGGACCTACTCATTGTGGAGCATTTGACATCACTTTCATGGCTTGCTTGCCCAACATGGTTGTCATGGCTCCATCTGATGAAGCTGAATTGATGCATATGGTTGCAACTGCAGCAGCAATAGATGATAGACCAAGCTGCTTTAGATTCCCAAGGGGTAATGGAATCGGAGCCACTCTTCCCCTTAATAACAAAGGAACCCCTCTAGAGGTTAGCATAAATTTCTCAGAGGCAGTTTTACAAACACATTGCAGTATGGATAAGAAACCAGATTGAAATTCTTTTGTTATGCAGATAGGAAAAGGCAGAATTCTGATAGAAGGCAGCAACGTAGCTCTTCTAGGATACGGTTCAGTAGTTCAAAATTGCCATCATGCTGCAAAAATGCTTAGCGCAATAGGAATTGATGTTACCGTTGCTGATGCTAGGTTCTGCAAACCTTTGGATACTGATCTCATTAAGCTACTAGCTAAAGAGCATGAAATACTAATCACAGTGGAGGAAGGTTCTATTGGAGGCTTTGGATCGCATGTTTCACAATACTTAAGCTTAGCTGGGATCTTGGATGGTCCTCTGAAGGTAAATCATCTTCGAAGAACATGTTAATCTGTCTTAAATTTCATTTCATTGTTGTTCTAATTTCCTTTCGAACTTCACTTGCAGTGGAGAGCGATGATGCTTCCTGATAGGTACATTGACCATGGATCACCCCAAGATCAGACTGAAGAAGCAGGTCTATCATCAAAGCAAATTGCCGCCACGGTCTTGTCTCTTATGGAAAGACCAAAAGAAGCTATTCTATTCAAATAAGAGAACTATTGGGGACTTACAGATACATGCATTCTATCCTTATAAGACACCAGTTAGCATTGTGCTTCAGAAGCTGTTGTAAATAACTGCTTTATCATTGTTGGATTATTTTGGAGTGTATAGTGCAAGAATGTTAACTCTTTAGTGAATCAAGAGATTAATTCATTCTTGCAACATTGCCGAGAGGATCCAATCAAAGACATTATATTAATATTGTGTATGTAGGTTAGTTCATGAATCATGATTGTCCTTCAAGCAAAAATAGAGTATCCCATTCTCTGGTGACTGGTAGCAAAACAACGTTgtttttcttactttcatcatcAAGCTAAAGACTCTAAATTTGCTCATCAATCTTTCAGAAAATGATTAGTCATGCATGGACCATAGCTTTACACCAACTCAAACGAAGGTTacaatgaaattttttttttcaattatctAATATTTACGTATATGGCTGTGATGATATTATTTCAAGACCTTCATTAAATAAGTATTGTGATGCAATGTATATTAATTGTTATACCTGAACTTTGTGGATATTGTTAGAGCGGAATTCCATCATTCAAATGCTGGTAAAATGAACACATGAtacaatgtataaaaaaattcatcataTAATTGGCCTCTAAGGCAGATATCAAAAGTGTTTAATCTGATATTGCTTGTTCACTCAACTCATCCATCTTTGATTCTATTCTTGGTTCTCCTAATTAACTTCCTTGAGTTATTTCTCCTTTTTCTTCATATTATATCTCTAAGCAGGTTGGCTAAGGATATGATTTGAAAAAGTGTGGat
This window harbors:
- the LOC130711829 gene encoding probable 1-deoxy-D-xylulose-5-phosphate synthase 2, chloroplastic yields the protein MAFCSTFVKPNHSALSPSHIHKAPTPNHGCRTQFCVRASATGAGDGERTIMKKQKDGWEINFSSEKPLTPLLDTVNYPVHMKNLSTQDLEQLAAELRVDIVHSVSNTGGHLSSSLGVVELAVALHHVFNTPEDKIIWDVGHQAYPHKILTGRRSRMHTIRKTSGLAGFPKRDESIHDAFGAGHSSTSISAGLGMAVARDLLGNKNSVISVIGDGAMTAGQAYEAMNNAGFLDTNLIVVLNDNKQVSLPTATLDGPATPVGAISSTLSKLQASTQFRKLREAAKSITKQIGGQTHQVAAKVDEYARGMISASGSTFFEELGLYYIGPVDGHNVEDLVTIFEKVKATPAPGPVLIHIVTEKGKGYPPAEGADDKMHGVVKFDPKTGRQFKPKPSTLSYTQYFAESLIKEAEIDNKIVAIHAAMGGGTGLNYFQKRFPDRCFDVGIAEQHAVTFAAGLATEGLKPFCAIYSSFLQRGYDQVVHDVDLQKLPVRFALDRAGLVGADGPTHCGAFDITFMACLPNMVVMAPSDEAELMHMVATAAAIDDRPSCFRFPRGNGIGATLPLNNKGTPLEIGKGRILIEGSNVALLGYGSVVQNCHHAAKMLSAIGIDVTVADARFCKPLDTDLIKLLAKEHEILITVEEGSIGGFGSHVSQYLSLAGILDGPLKWRAMMLPDRYIDHGSPQDQTEEAGLSSKQIAATVLSLMERPKEAILFK